TAACAAATAAATTTTAGCATATTTGTATTTTGAGTGCTAAATTATTATTAATTTGACTTATTTCAACTATAATGTTATTTGCGCCATCATAGCTCAGTAGGTAGAGCACATCCATGGTAAGGATGGGGTCGCAGGTTCGATTCCTGTTGTTGGCACCATTTCATTTGAATGACTTACATATAAGCGGCCTTCCGCTTTTTTATTTTTTCTAACTAATAATAAATGTATAAAATTATCATTATGAAAAAAAGTATAAGCGTGCTACGAAAAGAGTCTCAGATTAAAAATTTTATTTCAACAATAATAACTAATGAACTAACAAATGCTAACATTTACAATCCAACAGTAACTGACGTTGTACTCTCAACTGATCTAGGTCATGTTAAGGTTTTCTTAGCTTTTAGTTCAAAAGAAAATGATGGCCTTGATGCAGTTAAAAATGCATCAGGTTACATTAGAAAAAGGCTTTCAAAGACTCTTAACTGAAGAAAAGTTCCTGAGCTGCATTTCTATATTGATGAAGTAGAAAAAAAGGCTTTTGAAATTGATCAAATTCTTAATTCATTAAAAAATGAAGAATAAAAAATAATAGCGAATACTCTTCGCTATTTTCATTAACTTTATTGGTGCCAGTTACGAGGATCGAACTCGTGGCTGCTGGTTACGAATCAGCTGCTTTACCACTAAGCGAAACTGGCATAACTACTAAGGTACATAATTGTATTAAATATCTTAGTAAATATTTTAATAATTAAACTGTTTTAAATAAGATAACTTGCTTCTTACCTTTTTTAAAAAAAGCATATTTGCCTTCAAACAAACTCGGACTATAAATTGAATCAAATTCAATTTCTTTATTATCAATCTTCAAGGCCTTAGCCTGTATAAACTCTCTAGCTTCTCTATTTGAAACAATAAATTTGTTTTTAATTAAAGTCTCAATTACCGAATCACCTTGTCTTATAGGGCAAGTGGGCAAATAGTTTTCAATAATTTCTAAATCATTGAGCGTTAAAACACTAGCATCAAAAGACTTATCAAACAAAATTTTTGTAATATTTTTGGCTTGCTTTAGTTCATTAGCACCAAAAATATTTTCAACAACCTCACTAGCTAAAAACCTTTGCGCCTCTTGTGTTGATGGATTAGCAAAATGCTTCTCTAAAACCTCATTAATTTCACTAACACTTTTAAAAGAAAATCAATATAAAAGCTCTTTAATTCTAGAATCCTTTTGCGAGAGTAAATACTGATACATTTTAAATGGCGAACACATGTTTTTATCAATTCATAAGGCTCCGCCGCCTGTTGACTTACCAATTTTTTTGCCATTTTCATCACTAAGCAAATTAACAGTCACTCCAACTGCTTCATGTTTATCGCCAACAACTTTGGAAATCATATCAATTCCAGTGACAATATTGCCCCATTGATCACTGCCACCTAGCTGAACTTTAACTCCTAATTCTTGATAAGTTTTTAAAAAGTCAAAACCTTGCAGTAGCTGATAAGTAAACTCAGTAAAAGAAAGCCCTTTTTGAATTCTTTTTTGTACAGATTCTTTGGCCATCATATATGAAACATTAACTAGCTTTCCAACATTTCTTAGAAACTCTAAAACATTCATATCTTTGTAAAAATCATAATTATCAATCACTTCTAAACCAAATGATTCTAGCTGTGCTTTTATTTTTGACTTGTTTTTATTAACACTTTCATTGTCTAATAAAACTCTTTCTGAATCCTTAAAAGATGGATCACCAATCATTCCTGTTGCCCCACCTAAAACTGCATAAGTTTTAAAGCCATATTCCTTAAAGCGCAATAAAACAGAGATCAAAATATAATTTCCTAAATGTAAACTCTCGGCTGTTGGATCAAAACCTACATAAACGCCTGTTGTGCTTGGACTAAGATTTGCAAACTTATCCTTGTTGCTAATATCTTTTAAAATTAGTCTTTCTTCCAAATCTTTAAGTATGTTCATAACTCTCCCGTTACAACAAGTTGCTAACTTCTTGTCCTAAATATGAATCATCACATTTTTGCAATAATTCATCTAATTTTTTAGCTTCAGCATCATTAAAACCTAAACTTTGCGCACTGCACAACATTCCATAACTTTTAACTTCTAATATTTCGCCTTCAGTTATTTTTAATCCATTTGCAGTTATTGAACCGGGCAAACATCACACAAAATATTTGCCTTCATTTGTGTATGTAGTATTAGTAATTATTTGCCTTTTAGCATCCTTAAAATCAACTTCCAAAACAAATAATTTTTGGCTTTTTGGATGTGCTTCTCTTTTAAGAATCTTCCCGATTGCGAAGCGCTTAATTTTTTGAATTTTATACTTATTATTTTTGCTTAATATTAAGCTTTCTAACTCACTAAATTCATTAGCATTCAAAACCTTAAAATTTTTGCCCAAATCAGCTGTTTTATAGTTTAATAAGTTCACTGATGATACATTAAAATCTTCATCATGAAACACAACCATATCATCATAAAAATCAGCTTGTGAATCATTTATAGTTGTATTAAAAAATGCAATAGCATTATTTTCAAATTTGCTACTTATATTAAATAAAATTGCCATATCATAATTATATAAAAACTTTAAATTATTTAATTTATATGTTTTCTTATATAATGTTGCTATGAAATATGCAATAGTAACTGATTCGTCAATCGGGCTTACAAAGGCACAAACCGAAAAATTAGGTTGACACTTTTTGCCCCTTAATTTAGTTATTGACGGCGTAAATTATGCAGATGGAATTGATATTACATCTGACACATTGTTTGAAAAATTTACATTAGAATCTGATGTTAAATCATCAATGTTTAATATGCAATATGCAATAGATTTGTTTACAAACTTGTCTAAAGAATATGACATGGTCTTTGTTTATCCAATCTCACAACATTTATCAAACTCATATCAAGCTCTTAAAACAATGGAAAAAGATTTTGACAAGCTTAGAGTTATTCAAAGTAAACAAGTTATGATGCCTCTATTATGAGACGTTATTTGATTCGACCATATGCTTAAAACTGACTCTTCTAAGTACAAAGAGTACATTAATCACCTAGAAAACCCATCATGAGCGCACTCAGTTTCTGTGATCCCAAAATACAACAGATACTTAGTAAAAGGCGGTAGGTTACACCCTGCTGCTGCACTGGTTGCTAGAATGCTTAAATTAGTTCCTATTATTAAATGAGAAGATGGCCAACTAATGAAAGAAAACACTGGCCGTAACTTTGAAAAAACTGTTTTAAAAAACCTTACTCAAAAACACGAAAGTTTTAAAGTTCCTTCTGGCTTTACTCTTACTCCTGTTATTATTCACCAAGGTGTATCAAAAAGTGACTTAGATGAATACAAAAAACTTGTACACCAATACTGAAACAAAGATCCTATGATTTTTAGTTTCTCGCCTGTAATAGAAATACATACTGGCCCAGAAACTCATGTTCTAGGCCTTATGCTTTTCCCAACCGACTTAATGGATGTCTTAAAAGAAAAATTATCTCTTTTAGGCCTATGAAACAGTTAATTAAGTAAATTAATAAGCTTATAAGGCTTATTTTTTATTCCGAAAAAAAGGAATAAAAAAATGGCAGGAGTGACAGGATTCGAACCCATAACACACGGGGTTGAAGCCCGTTGTTCTGCCGTTGAACTACACTCCTACAATTTAAGTATGTTAATTATACTTAAATTATTTTAAAAGCTTATTAAAAACTTGTTCTATGTCTTTTACCTTTTTGATGTTTTTTAAATCATCATCAGGGATCATCACATTATATTTCTCTTCTAAATCAAAAACTAATTCTGCTAGCGATAAAGAATCAATTTTTAACTCTTGGAAAGTCGATTCAGGATTTATTTTAATTTTGGTTAGCTTTTGAATTCTATCCATTATGTCTTTTAAATCTTTTTCTTGCATACGCATATTATAAAAGAATTTTAATTATCAAAATAACTTTATTTTCTATCTTAAATCTTCATAGCTAATGAATGCAAATCTGTCTTTTGATGACATGTCTTTCACAATTTTTGCCCCATTAATTTGCTTCCATCTATCAATGTGTTTTGGGTTTATTTCAAAAGCCAAAACCCCACCTACATTTAAGTAAATTTTTGCTTCATTTAAAATTTTCTCATAAAAATATCAGCCTGAATCTTTAGCAAACAGTGCAATTTCTGGTTCAAATTTTTTTACAGATTCGTCTACATCTTTATCATCATAATCTAAGTATGGAGGATTAGATACAATTAAATCAAATTTGCCTTTTATATCTTTGAAACAGTCACTTTGGACAACTTTTATTCCTTCAGTGTCTTTAAAATTTAATGCTACATTTTCATTAGCTTGCATAATTGCTTCATTGTCAATGTCACTTAATGTGACATTTATTGAATCTAAATTCTTCTTTAAAGCTATTCCAATAAAACCTGAACCGGTGCATAAATCTAAAACCTTCATTCCTGGCTTTAAATGCTCATTTAAAAGTATATAAACTAACTCTTCGGTCTCATATCGCGGTATCAAAACCTTGTGATTTAGATTGATTCTAACATTTACATACTCAACATATCCCATTATGTATTGAATGGGATATCCTTGGTTTAATTTTTCAAGCTCCAATGAGCTAACTTTTAATTCAAGTCCATAACGCTTTTTTTCTAAAAGCAAGTCATCAATAGCGGGCATTAAAATCCACTTTCCTTGATTTTTTGATTTTGTTCTTCAGCTAAAAGGGCATCAATTATAGGTGTAAGCTTGCCTTCCATAATTGGTTTTAAGCTAGTTGAAAAACTAATTCTATGATCTGTAACTCTATCTTGTGGATAGTTATAAGTTCTTATTTTTTCACTTCTATCACCATGTCCAGCTAGCTTTCTATATCCTGATTCTTCTTCAGCTTTCTTTTGCATTTCTAAATCATATAGCTTAGATTTTAAAATTGTTAAAGCAGTTTCACGGTTTGCAATCTGACTTCTTTCATCCTGAGAAGTTACAACAATATTAGTTGGCAAGTGTGTAATTCTAACAGCTGAATCAGTTGTGTTAACTGATTGTCCACCAGCACCACTTGAACGAAAGACGTCTATTTTAAGGTCACTTGGTTTAATTTCTATTTCTACTGAATCATCAATTTCAGGCATAACTGTGACAGTTGTTGTTGATGTGTGAATCCTTCCCTGTGACTCAGTTACAGGCACTCTTTGAACTCTGTGCACGCCTGATTCAAACTTAAATTTTGAATATGCTTTCTCACCTTTTATTGAAAAGACAATTTGTGAAAACCCACCTGCACTAGCGCTGTTAGTTGATAAAATTTTTAACCTAAATCCAAGTTCATCAGCAAATTTGCTGTACATTCTGAATAAATCGCCAGCAAATATATTAGCTTCGTCTCCGCCAGCAGCTCCTCTAATTTCTACAATGATGTTTTTGTCATCATTTTCATCTTGTGGCAGTATTAAAATCTTAAGCTTTTCTTCTAATTCGTCTAATTTAAGGGAGTTTTCGTCAATTATCATTTTAGCAAACTCTACTTCTTCTTCATTCTTAGACTCAAGCATAATTTTAGCTTGCTCAACATCTTTTAAAATGTTTTCATAAGTAATAAATTTTTCCGAAATCTCTCTAATTTTTGCAATTTCTTTATTAATTGCTGAGTATTCTTTTATGTTGCTAATAACTTCAGGGTCATCAATTTTCTTTAATAATTCTAAGTAACTTTGTTTGATTTCAGATAGTGATTTAAACATTGTCTTTTCCATGGTTTTTATATTATATTGAAAATTTAAATATTTTAATAATATTTAAATTGGAGCTACTAATTTGATTAAAAGCGTTGTTTTATAGGCTTGCTAATTAAAAAATCAGGCAATAATTTTGCTCTGATTTTTTGCTTTAATCTTTACATCTGTTGCTAAAACTTTTGCTCTGGAATATATAACTTTCCATCAACAGATGCAACATTACTTACTGTAATTAAGGCATCAGCATCAGCTGTTCTCACCTTTTTAATCAGTCTTGGAATTTGTCTATAAAGCGTGATAGAAGATAAAATTTGAAGCTTGCTTGCTGAATAACCACCTTCACCATTTTGCAATGTGAAGCTGTTAATTGTCCTTTTATCAGTAATAATAGCTTTCCTAATTTCTTCCATCTTGTGAGAGTAAACTTTGAACTGTACAATTTTAAATCTTGGGAATAAATTATTTAAGTAAATAACAAATATAAAGTTACATAAGTAAGTTGACACAAAGTTAGGTGAAAAATACAAATCAGCTTGTCATCTAAGCTCGCTAATTGCTTTAACTGTAGCTAATTCAGTGACACTTAATGAATTTTTAACTTCAGCAATCTCACTAATAGTCTTAAAGTCATTAGCAATCATACTTCCTGGAATATAAGTCCCAATAACAACACTAATTAGAATAATTACTATGTTTATATATCCATTTATTATTCCAAAATTCTTTTGTTTATAAACAGACATATATTCGCCAATTATCCCTGTAACACCGGCTGATCCGCCAATTATTGCAATAATTGCAAAAAAGTAAGTTAGCAAAATACCATAAATAATCGCAAACAAAATTTGAACAATAGTGTTGCCACCATCATTTCACTGTAATGGCAATAGTTTAATTAAATAATTAATATTTTCGTTATTTCAGCCTGCATGATTAACTAATGCAACCTTCATATTTTCAGTTATTTCAGGGTGGTTAAATTTACCAAAAAGCGTAAATTGGTTTAATGCAGGAATTTGTCCTAATCCTGCTGAAACTAAGCTACTTAAGACCAAAAACTCAAGCGATAATAAAATATATACTTTGCCTAATTTCTTTCATCCAAAAACAAATATTGGAATGCTTAGCACTAAATACAAAATTCAGAAAAGTGAGTGGTCTATGGCGTTCATTATTGGCTTAGTGATTGCTGCATTGCTACGCAAACTAGTTACTACAATTTTAGAAATTGCTTGTCCAAAGGCAGCTAGCCCAAAATTATAAATTCCGGGGTTTTTAACTAAAAAGATACCTACAACTCCAAATAAAATAGCTAATCCTGCTGTTATGAGCCCTAATTTTCAAAGTGGCATCAAGACATAAAATCTAGATAATTTGAGAATAAAGTTAGACATTTTTGTGTATCTATATTGCGTATTCTTTTTGTCCACAATCTTCTTTTTATTGTGGTTTTCGTCGACTAATTGATTTGCAAGTGCTGAGTTCTCGTCAACAGATTCTGGTTTATTATTTAACACTTCATTTACATTAAACTCTTTTTGAGAATCGTTTGTCTCATTTGTAACTTTTTTATCTTGTGTTTCATTATTCATTGTATGCCTCATTTCGCTCAAATAAAGAATAAAAAAAATATGCTTTATTGCATATAAATTATATTAAAATAGGCTTAAAAATCAAATAAAAGCACTAATTTGGGAAAAATTAAAAAATATTTGTTTTCATATAAGTTAATAGCCAAATTAGTACTTTTTCTGTCACTCATTTTTCTGCTTTTTGGTATAATTCATTATATTTATTTATACATTTATGTATAAATCTTATGGAGGTTGTATGGAAAAACTAGAAAATACTAACCAAGATAATCAAAGCAAAAATAACAGCTATAATGCAAGCAGCATAAGAGTGCTAGAAGGCCTAGAAGCTGTTAGAGTCCGTCCTGGGATGTATATTGGTACAATCACTGATAAAGGTCTTCACCATTTAGTTTGAGAAATTGTCGATAACTCTGTTGATGAATGTATGGCTGGCTATGCTAATTTCATTAAAATAACTATTTGCAAGGATGGTTATATTGAAATTGAAGACAATGGTCGTGGTATACCTGTAGCAAAACACCCTCAAACTGGTTTATCAACTGTCGAAACAGTTTTAACTGTTTTACATGCTGGCGGTAAATTTGATTCTGATGCATATAAAGTTTCTGGTGGCTTACATGGTGTAGGGGCTTCAGTTGTAAATGCTTTAAGTTCTAACTTTCATGTGTGAGTTAAAAGAGAAGGTCATACATACTATGCACATTTCCAACATGGCGGACAAACTGTTCAACCACTAACTGTTATAAATAACATAGACCCTAGTGAAACAGGCACAAAAATCAAATTCCATCCTGACTTTACAATCTTGGAAAAGCATCCTTTTTCTGTCGAAGCCATAACTGACCATGCTAAAAGAATTGCATATCTAACTAAAGGTACTCGTTTAGTTGTAGTTGATGAGATCAACAACACTTCAGAAGAATTTTACTATGAAGGAGGTTTAATTGACTATGTTAATGAGCTAAATGAAGGCCAAAAATTAGTACACGATTCTATAATTTATGCTGAAGGCTTATATGATTCTGATAAATCTGGCTCAAAAATAACTGTTGAAGTTGCTCTTCAATACACATCAACCTTCCAACCAAGAATTACTACTTACACAAATAACATTGTGACAATTGAAGGCGGAACACACGAACAAGGTTTTTTTGACGCTCTTTCGAGACTAATTAATTCTTATGCACTTAAAAATGGCTTAATTAAAAACGAAAATGAGAGATTAAACAAAGAAGATACTTCTAAAGGTCTTGTTGCCATTGTGTCTGTAAAACACCCAGATCCGATTTTTGAAGGACAAACTAAAGGTAAACTAAATAACAAGGATGCCCGTACTGCAGTTAGAGAAATCTTAGCTCCTGTATTAGAAAGATACTTCGATGAAAACCCAATTGATGCTAGAGAAATAATTAACAAATGTTTGCAATCTAGAAAATCACGTTTAGCTGCTGAAGCTGCTGCTGAAGCTGTGCAAGCAAATATGGGTAATAACTCAATAGCTTCGCTTCCTGGCAAGCTAGCTAACTGCACAAGCAAGAACGCTGAAATTTGTGAATTGTACATTGTCGAAGGTAACTCTGCTGGTGGCTCAGCAAAAATGGGAAGAGACAGAAATGTTCAAGCAATCCTACCACTAAGAGGTAAGGTTATAAACGCTGAAAAAGTTTCTCCTGAAAGAGTTTTATCAAATGCTGAAATAATTTCGCTTATAACTGCCTTAGGCACAGGCTTAAACGAATCATTCGACATCAACAAGCTTAGATACCACAAAGTCATTATTATGACTGATGCCGACGTCGATGGAGCGCACATTCGAACCCTTCTTTTAACATTCTTCTATCGTTATTTTAGAAAACTTATCGAATACGGCTTTATCTATATTGCTCAACCTCCGCTATATAAAATTCAACAAAATAAATATATTGCATATGCTTACAATGACAGTCAAAAAGATAGTATTCTTCAATCACTAAATCAAGATTCAAAAATTACTATCCAACGTTATAAAGGTCTTGGCGAAATGGATCCAGAACAACTTTGAGAAACCACAATGAATCCTGAAAATAGAAAAATGTATCAAGTTCAAATCGACGATGCAGCTAAAGCAGACTGAGTCTTTACAACACTAATGGGTGATGACGTGCTTCCAAGGCGTGAATTTATTGAAAAAAATGCCAAATTTGTTCAAAATATTGATATTTAGTACATTAAAATAATTTTTCCCAATAATTAGTTTAAAATATCAAAAATATAAAAAATTGCTGTTTTTATACCAAAAAATGCACTTTTTGTATAAAATAACTCAATCGGCAAATAAAGGAGGAGCTATGCTTAAAGAAATTACAGCTCAAGAATACAAAGAAACAATTGAAGATAAAGTAACTGAACCTTATTTACTAGTTTTTCACGCATTATGATGTGGTCCATGTAGAATGTTCAAAGAATCATTATCAGAATTAGCTGAAAAAGACAACGTGTTAGTTTACCGTGTTAATATAGATGAAAATTCAGAACTAGCAAGCCAATTCCAAGTGCGTTCAATCCCAACATGATTTGTTTTCAAAGATGGAAAACAATTAGTGTCTCACAATGGCTTCCTTCCATATGAAGACCTTAAAAATGTTGTTGATTCAATAAGATAAGCCCTTGCGGCTTTTTTCTTAACTTCCTATTATTTTCTTTATAATCTTAATTATGAAAGTAATCAGTGAGAATCGCAAAGGCCTTTATGGCTATAAAATAATTGAAAAGCATGAGGCCGGCATTTCTCTATTAGGTTGAGAAGTTAAAAGTGCTCGTGCTCAAACAGTTAATTTAACTAACTCTTATATTTTCTTTAAAAAAGGTGAACTTTTTCTTTGCAATGCTAATTTTGCTAAATATATGCTGCTTAAAGTAGAAGAAGACAGAGACCGTAAGCTACTAATGCACAAAAAAGAAATAATTCGTTTAAAAAACAAACTAGATCGCTTGTCTTCCACAACAATTAAGCCTACAAAAATCTATTTTAATAACAAATCTAAAATAAAAGTTGAAATAGCTTTAGTCCAAGGCATGAACAGGGCCGATAAGCGTGAAGATTTAAAAAAAAGAGACAACGAAAAATACATGCAAAAAGTCAAGAGCAATTACTTATAATCTCTTGACTTTTTTATACGTAGACAATTGTTTTATAGGTTTCTAAGGCTTTTCAATAATAGAAATATTTTCAAATTTTCTGCTTATTTTTGAATTTGAATAAGATGAATCGGTTAGGATCTTAAACATCTGACATCCTAAAAGATGATAATCAATAAATATCTTGCACTTATAGTTATTTTTTCAGTCATAAATAGACATATAACCTATATCAGTTAGCCTTAAGTTTTTATCCTTAGAGGCAACTAAAGTTATAAATGATTCGTGCGTTGAATTAATTAAGTTAACAATGTTGTTTTTATAAACAAAATTAATAAAATCAACAGTTGCCTTTTCGCTTCTATTATCAACTTCAATTTTAAGTTGATTAATTCCATTTTCACGACAAAATCTTTCAAAGCCATCGCTTCTTTGTTTTTGCTCAGCATCAGAAAGTTTAGAATCAACTACAAAAGCAATCTTTTCATTCTTATCAATATATGATGAGAATTTAGTTGTTAAGTCATAAAATGCTTTTGTATAGTCGATTGCAATATTATTAACTCTTTTGTCTGTTGTTGGATATACCAATGTAGTGCATTCATTCACATTATTGGCTATATAATCAAGGACAGCATTTTGGTTACTATTTGGTAAAAAGAAAATAACAGCTCATGGCTTTCAAGATAATACGTATCTCACAGTTTCAATGTACTTTTCTAAATCACGACCAGCATAAATGGTTAATGTCTTTACATTAAATACTTTAGCTTGCTGACTAATTCCTAAAACAATTGACTGATAATAGTTAGGAGACTGTTCAGGCATAATAATAAATACAGAATTGTCACTGCCACGGATTAAGCGTGCTCCATGATTTGGATAATAATTATATTTAGTAACAATATCCTGAATTCTTGCCTTAGTTTGCTTTGAAACATATCCGCCATTATAAAAACGGCTTACAGTACTAATTGAAACGTGAGCTAATCTAGCTATGTCTTTGTAAGAAAAATTTTTCATAGCACTTATTATAATAAAAAAAATATGGAAACATTGCATAAAACTTTATTATTCGGCTTATTTCGTTTTATTGTTATAATTTAAAAGCTGGTGAAATAGCAACCTTATAACCTGGTCAGGACAGAGATGTAGCAGCCATATTAAGAAGTGTTATGTTCGCCAGCTTTTTAAAAGCATAAGGGGTTATTTATGGATATTAAGACATCTGAAACAGTTAGTTTAACCTTTTTAACTGTCTTTATGCTTATAACTTTTTTAGCCAAAATATTTTACTTTTTTACACTAAAAGAAAAAGAGTGATACAGAAGCCAAAGCCTAATGAGCCTATGATATAGGCACATAAGCGTTTTGGTTATTGTTGTAATAATTTCAACATGTGCTCTATATCCATGACTTATGACTATAACAATGCGTTTATTTTATAGAAATTATTATAAGAGTGCAGATCTGGTCACCTCTAGAGTCTCAATAATTTCATCATTAGTAATTGCCCAATTTATACACCTAAATAACATTATTTTGCTATTTAAATTTGTTGTCTTTAAAAAATATGCAAAACCTAAGGTTAATAATGTGATATCATAATATTACTCCCCAAGTGGTGGAATGGCAGACACCGTAGACTCAAAATCTACTGGAGAAATCCGTGCAGGTTCAAGTCCTGTCTTGGGGACCATTTGATTAAATTCATCAAACAAACAGCAAGCTCTGCTGTTTTTATTTTTGATTTTTTCTAATATACAACTTTTACTGATTAGCCTGTTTTATAGGATATAAAAAAATATCGTAGGCTCGTCTACAATATTTCTTTATATCTCTTTTTGTAAATAATTCTTACAATCATAACTAATGTAATATACAAGATAACTAATGATGCTAACAATAAGTAAAATCAAGGATTTAGCGCTCTTATCCCAAGCAAACTATTTAGTCCTGGTATGTATGGAGTTGCAGTAACTAATGCAACACCACCAAAAGTAGCAAACAATAATGTTCAGGAAGGTCTTGATTGCACAAAAGGTATCTTTTCAGTTCTTATAAAATGAATTACTAAACTTTGCGTTCACATCGAAATTATGAATCAGCCAGTTTGGAATAATGAAATTCATTCAGCTGACTTAGGATCAAGATTTGGATAGAGTTTTGGGATAAATAATCAGTTTAAAATCACAAAAGCTAATATGTCAACTATTGAGCTAGTTGGTCCAAATCACAACATAAATTTGACGATGCTTTTTGTATTGAATTTTCTTGGCTTCTGGATAAATTTAGCATCAACTTTGTCTCAAGGGATAGTTCCACAAATGATGTCATAAATAAGGTTTAAAAATAATATCTGAGTAGCTAATAGTGGCACAAATGGCAATATTATCGCTGCAATTAAGATACTAAATATATTTCCAAAATTGCTACTTAATGTCATCTTAATGTACTTGTTCATATTAGCATATGTTTTACGTCCTTCAACAACTCCTGTTGCTAAAACATTAAGATCTTTTTCTAAAAGAATAATATTTGCACTTTCTTTAGCAATATCGACTGCAGTATCAACTGAAATTGAAACATCTGCTGTTTTCATCGCTGGCGCATCATTAATCCCATCACCCATATAACCAACAACATGTCCATTGGCTCTTAATGCGCCAATAATTGTGGCCTTTTGATCAGGGCTAAGTTTTGCAAAAATATTGTGCTTTTCAACAATTTCTCTAAGTTCTTCATCATTTAAATTTATTAAATCTTTGCCAAGAATGACACCATCAGTCTTCATGCCTACTTTATCACATATTGCCTTAGTAACTCTAACATTATCACCAGTAAGAATTTTGACATCCACGCCATGTTCATAGAGGTTTTTAATTGCAGAAGCAGTTGATTCTTTTGGTGGATCTAAGAAAGCTAGATAACCAATTAATGTCATTTCATGCTCATCAGAAACGCCAAATTGTCCTACTTTATTTGGATTCTTTTTTCTAGCTACAGCTATAACTCTCATTCCTTGATCATTAAGCTTGTCAACTTGCACTAAAACTTTATTAATCATTGCTTGATCTAAAGCAACAACACTGCCATTTAACTCTAAGGTATTGCAAACAGAAAGAATTTCTTCAACAGCCCCTTTTGTTACCATTTCAATGCCAGTATTTTTGTTTTTATTTTTAACCAAAACACTCATTCTTTTTCTGTTAAAATCAAATGGAATCTCATCTATCTTTTCGTATACATTTTCTATATTTCTTAACTCTTCATGTATATCGCTTAATTCATCTGTTTTATTTATTATTGATAAATCAAGTAAGTTTTTTA
This sequence is a window from Mycoplasmopsis agalactiae PG2. Protein-coding genes within it:
- the rbfA gene encoding 30S ribosome-binding factor RbfA, with the protein product MKKSISVLRKESQIKNFISTIITNELTNANIYNPTVTDVVLSTDLGHVKVFLAFSSKENDGLDAVKNASGYIRKRLSKTLNWRKVPELHFYIDEVEKKAFEIDQILNSLKNEE
- the tyrS gene encoding tyrosine--tRNA ligase, translating into MNILKDLEERLILKDISNKDKFANLSPSTTGVYVGFDPTAESLHLGNYILISVLLRFKEYGFKTYAVLGGATGMIGDPSFKDSERVLLDNESVNKNKSKIKAQLESFGLEVIDNYDFYKDMNVLEFLRNVGKLVNVSYMMAKESVQKRIQKGLSFTEFTYQLLQGFDFLKTYQELGVKVQLGGSDQWGNIVTGIDMISKVVGDKHEAVGVTVNLLSDENGKKIGKSTGGGALWIDKNMCSPFKMYQYLLSQKDSRIKELLYWFSFKSVSEINEVLEKHFANPSTQEAQRFLASEVVENIFGANELKQAKNITKILFDKSFDASVLTLNDLEIIENYLPTCPIRQGDSVIETLIKNKFIVSNREAREFIQAKALKIDNKEIEFDSIYSPSLFEGKYAFFKKGKKQVILFKTV
- the tapR gene encoding TyrS-associated PheT N-terminal domain-related protein TapR; this encodes MAILFNISSKFENNAIAFFNTTINDSQADFYDDMVVFHDEDFNVSSVNLLNYKTADLGKNFKVLNANEFSELESLILSKNNKYKIQKIKRFAIGKILKREAHPKSQKLFVLEVDFKDAKRQIITNTTYTNEGKYFVWCLPGSITANGLKITEGEILEVKSYGMLCSAQSLGFNDAEAKKLDELLQKCDDSYLGQEVSNLL
- a CDS encoding DegV family protein, with translation MKYAIVTDSSIGLTKAQTEKLGWHFLPLNLVIDGVNYADGIDITSDTLFEKFTLESDVKSSMFNMQYAIDLFTNLSKEYDMVFVYPISQHLSNSYQALKTMEKDFDKLRVIQSKQVMMPLLWDVIWFDHMLKTDSSKYKEYINHLENPSWAHSVSVIPKYNRYLVKGGRLHPAAALVARMLKLVPIIKWEDGQLMKENTGRNFEKTVLKNLTQKHESFKVPSGFTLTPVIIHQGVSKSDLDEYKKLVHQYWNKDPMIFSFSPVIEIHTGPETHVLGLMLFPTDLMDVLKEKLSLLGLWNS
- a CDS encoding phosphopantetheine-binding protein, yielding MQEKDLKDIMDRIQKLTKIKINPESTFQELKIDSLSLAELVFDLEEKYNVMIPDDDLKNIKKVKDIEQVFNKLLK
- the prmC gene encoding peptide chain release factor N(5)-glutamine methyltransferase produces the protein MPAIDDLLLEKKRYGLELKVSSLELEKLNQGYPIQYIMGYVEYVNVRINLNHKVLIPRYETEELVYILLNEHLKPGMKVLDLCTGSGFIGIALKKNLDSINVTLSDIDNEAIMQANENVALNFKDTEGIKVVQSDCFKDIKGKFDLIVSNPPYLDYDDKDVDESVKKFEPEIALFAKDSGWYFYEKILNEAKIYLNVGGVLAFEINPKHIDRWKQINGAKIVKDMSSKDRFAFISYEDLR
- the prfA gene encoding peptide chain release factor 1 is translated as MEKTMFKSLSEIKQSYLELLKKIDDPEVISNIKEYSAINKEIAKIREISEKFITYENILKDVEQAKIMLESKNEEEVEFAKMIIDENSLKLDELEEKLKILILPQDENDDKNIIVEIRGAAGGDEANIFAGDLFRMYSKFADELGFRLKILSTNSASAGGFSQIVFSIKGEKAYSKFKFESGVHRVQRVPVTESQGRIHTSTTTVTVMPEIDDSVEIEIKPSDLKIDVFRSSGAGGQSVNTTDSAVRITHLPTNIVVTSQDERSQIANRETALTILKSKLYDLEMQKKAEEESGYRKLAGHGDRSEKIRTYNYPQDRVTDHRISFSTSLKPIMEGKLTPIIDALLAEEQNQKIKESGF